The following proteins are encoded in a genomic region of Candidatus Diapherotrites archaeon:
- a CDS encoding BrxA/BrxB family bacilliredoxin, with amino-acid sequence MIPLAQSRYPAEMTAPMQQELADAGFTLLHSKEEVDSFLATPGTKLVVVNSVCGCAAGSARPGIVLATQNQKFPSVRATVFAGVDNEATQRFREYVTPSPPSSPSIFLMDRKKCVFTMPRSEIEGKSPEEIAQRLGEAFQSFVLP; translated from the coding sequence ATGATCCCCCTCGCCCAGAGCCGTTACCCCGCCGAGATGACCGCGCCCATGCAGCAGGAGCTCGCCGATGCGGGTTTCACCCTGTTGCATTCCAAGGAGGAAGTGGATTCCTTCCTCGCAACTCCCGGCACCAAGTTAGTTGTCGTTAATTCGGTATGCGGGTGTGCCGCGGGGAGCGCGCGCCCGGGAATCGTTTTAGCCACTCAAAACCAAAAATTTCCCTCCGTTCGAGCCACCGTTTTCGCCGGGGTGGACAATGAGGCGACCCAACGCTTCCGGGAGTATGTGACACCATCCCCTCCGTCTTCTCCCAGCATCTTCCTCATGGATAGAAAAAAATGCGTGTTCACCATGCCCCGGTCCGAAATCGAAGGGAAATCCCCCGAAGAAATTGCTCAGCGATTGGGGGAAGCCTTCCAATCCTTCGTGTTACCCTGA
- the polX gene encoding DNA polymerase/3'-5' exonuclease PolX, with product MSNKEIANLLNEMADLMEILGIEWKPQAYRKAARVIEADPEPVEFLFKEKGEKALLELEGVGKGIAHKIGQFLSKGKVDEYEDLKHRIPRGLVELLNVPGLGPKKAARLYHELKITSLAQLEQAARSGKIRKLPGFKEKSEEDILMGLELIKKGTERKLLGIILPHARALEETISKMDGVVAVVIAGSLRRRRETVKDIDLLVFTKKEQEVAKALEGLEALDTIERQGTSLVSGRLKIGLNVDMRILPPHLMGSGMVHFTGSKAHGIALRNRAIKMGMKFSEYGLMKGKKIVASQKEEEVYRALQLEYIPPEMRENEGEIDMAAQGKLPTLIGYGDLKGDLHTHTNWSDGVHSTEQMVQRAIAIGHEYYAITDHSYSDTVANGLDEKRLKHHIKEIHALQTKYPQIHLLTGSEVHIDNAGKLDYSQKMLKELDIVIASVHSSFKMDPKQMTKRLMNALTNEYVTFIAHPTGRLINQRNPYSFDLDRVLEAAKENGKAMEINSFPSRLDFDYTHIRECVKRGVKLVINSDAHSVLHLDNLEYGIAQARRGWAEKKDVLNALTCKKFEKAIGR from the coding sequence ATGAGTAACAAGGAGATCGCCAACCTTCTCAATGAGATGGCCGACCTCATGGAAATTTTGGGGATTGAATGGAAACCCCAAGCCTACCGAAAGGCCGCGCGCGTTATCGAGGCGGATCCTGAGCCGGTTGAATTCTTGTTCAAGGAAAAGGGGGAGAAAGCCCTCCTTGAATTAGAAGGCGTGGGGAAAGGGATCGCCCACAAGATTGGCCAATTTCTCTCTAAAGGAAAAGTGGACGAATACGAGGACCTCAAGCATCGCATCCCACGGGGGCTGGTGGAACTATTGAATGTCCCCGGGTTGGGTCCCAAGAAAGCGGCGCGATTGTATCACGAACTGAAAATTACCTCTCTCGCCCAACTGGAACAGGCCGCGCGCTCTGGGAAGATACGGAAACTCCCCGGGTTCAAGGAGAAGAGTGAGGAAGATATCCTCATGGGATTGGAATTGATAAAAAAGGGGACTGAACGAAAATTGCTGGGGATTATTCTTCCCCACGCACGCGCCCTTGAGGAAACCATTTCCAAAATGGATGGAGTTGTGGCGGTCGTTATCGCGGGAAGCCTGCGGCGACGCCGGGAAACCGTGAAGGACATCGACTTACTTGTTTTCACCAAAAAGGAGCAAGAGGTAGCCAAAGCATTGGAAGGATTAGAGGCGTTGGACACCATTGAACGCCAAGGAACCAGCTTGGTGAGCGGACGGCTCAAGATAGGATTGAACGTGGACATGCGGATCCTCCCCCCGCACCTGATGGGATCGGGAATGGTGCACTTCACGGGAAGCAAGGCGCATGGGATCGCCCTCCGAAATCGTGCCATCAAGATGGGAATGAAGTTTTCAGAATACGGATTGATGAAGGGGAAAAAAATAGTAGCAAGCCAAAAAGAAGAAGAGGTGTATCGCGCGCTCCAATTGGAGTATATCCCCCCCGAGATGAGAGAGAACGAGGGAGAAATAGACATGGCGGCGCAAGGAAAATTGCCCACTCTCATAGGATATGGGGATCTCAAGGGGGATTTGCATACGCACACAAACTGGAGTGATGGGGTCCATTCCACGGAACAGATGGTGCAACGGGCGATCGCCATAGGCCACGAATACTATGCCATCACCGACCACTCCTACTCGGATACGGTGGCCAATGGGCTGGACGAAAAAAGATTGAAACACCACATCAAAGAAATCCATGCTCTGCAAACAAAATACCCCCAAATCCACCTCCTCACGGGAAGCGAAGTGCATATCGATAATGCCGGAAAACTGGACTACTCCCAAAAAATGCTCAAGGAATTGGACATCGTTATAGCTTCCGTGCACTCGAGCTTCAAGATGGACCCCAAACAGATGACGAAACGATTAATGAATGCCCTAACGAATGAATATGTCACCTTCATCGCCCATCCCACAGGAAGGCTGATCAACCAGCGCAACCCCTATTCCTTCGACCTTGATAGAGTGCTGGAGGCGGCCAAGGAAAATGGAAAGGCGATGGAGATTAATTCCTTCCCCTCGCGATTGGATTTCGACTACACCCATATCAGGGAATGCGTTAAGCGCGGGGTGAAATTGGTGATCAATTCGGACGCGCACTCCGTCCTCCACCTGGATAATCTTGAATATGGAATCGCTCAAGCCCGAAGAGGCTGGGCGGAGAAGAAAGACGTGCTGAATGCGCTGACTTGTAAGAAGTTTGAGAAGGCGATTGGGAGATGA
- a CDS encoding rhodanese-like domain-containing protein, whose amino-acid sequence MALPFEMDAAEALSYVPDKEWVWIDVREKEEWDSGHLPQAQLISMSTITPSTFDAFPKSQKMILICRSGARSLRATLFLRERGYQQVYNFRGGLLAYNARMPQPIPLLH is encoded by the coding sequence ATGGCACTCCCCTTTGAGATGGACGCGGCCGAAGCCCTCTCCTACGTCCCTGACAAGGAATGGGTTTGGATTGACGTGCGCGAAAAAGAGGAATGGGACTCTGGCCACCTTCCCCAGGCCCAACTCATATCCATGTCCACTATTACTCCCTCCACGTTCGACGCGTTTCCAAAGTCTCAGAAGATGATTCTCATCTGTCGCTCGGGGGCACGAAGCCTGCGGGCCACCCTATTCCTGCGCGAGCGGGGCTATCAACAGGTTTACAATTTCCGCGGGGGGTTGCTGGCATATAATGCCCGCATGCCTCAACCCATCCCCCTACTGCACTAA
- a CDS encoding DUF1289 domain-containing protein, producing the protein MEQDIPSPCTNVCTLDEESNCTGCGRTLEEILNWPHFNSEEKKKVLSRCCPSLLRE; encoded by the coding sequence ATGGAACAGGACATACCTTCCCCATGCACCAATGTGTGTACCCTGGATGAGGAATCCAATTGCACGGGGTGCGGCCGCACGCTCGAGGAAATATTGAATTGGCCCCATTTCAACTCCGAGGAAAAGAAGAAAGTGTTGAGCCGGTGCTGCCCAAGTCTTTTGCGGGAGTGA
- a CDS encoding diadenosine tetraphosphate hydrolase translates to MARIVDLQGKTHSISCIACAIQKGSATPIGGTIVSSVHFRAEQDFEYPIPGFVIIVSKRHFYGIDDMTKNERMDFIEFVSRTRKAMRKTLGVEFVHMILEEDTSSSHFHVWLFPRYVWMEKKFGRKIESIMPIMRYAKKYMKKASNLKEVRESISALKSSLSR, encoded by the coding sequence GTGGCAAGAATTGTAGATTTACAAGGGAAAACCCACTCCATCTCTTGCATCGCATGTGCCATCCAAAAAGGTTCCGCAACTCCTATCGGGGGAACCATAGTCTCCTCTGTTCATTTCCGGGCGGAGCAGGATTTCGAATATCCCATTCCTGGATTTGTGATCATTGTATCCAAACGTCACTTTTATGGGATTGATGACATGACGAAAAACGAGCGTATGGATTTTATCGAGTTCGTTTCCCGTACACGCAAGGCAATGCGAAAAACATTGGGGGTGGAATTCGTCCACATGATCCTTGAGGAAGATACGAGTAGCAGCCATTTTCACGTGTGGTTGTTTCCCCGGTATGTGTGGATGGAAAAGAAGTTTGGACGGAAAATAGAATCTATCATGCCAATCATGCGATATGCCAAGAAATACATGAAAAAGGCCTCCAACCTAAAGGAGGTGCGCGAATCCATTTCTGCCCTCAAAAGTTCCCTTTCTCGGTGA
- a CDS encoding alpha/beta fold hydrolase, whose product MIILFILSGCTAPSPVPGGILMSGERISYKTQDGVEIVGTRWRHPALEKPTLILIHQFGKDHHSFDGFAEKAFARGYSIISLDVRGHGDSRIQDGNKEALSYIQFPDSEFQKIEKDILESKQLIPTENAFLIGASIGANAALNAASRDASFQGIILLSPGMSYKGIDVQENISRIQVPVLIVASKDDPYSSQSAQTIFPSLPLDDKQLLLLQESGHGTDMLIRHPSLADDLLDWLDAHSP is encoded by the coding sequence ATGATTATACTATTCATTCTAAGTGGGTGCACGGCCCCTTCTCCCGTGCCGGGAGGAATTTTAATGTCAGGCGAACGTATTTCATACAAAACCCAGGATGGGGTCGAGATCGTGGGGACGCGCTGGCGTCATCCCGCACTCGAAAAGCCCACCCTCATACTCATCCATCAATTCGGGAAAGACCACCACTCCTTTGATGGGTTTGCTGAGAAAGCCTTTGCGCGGGGTTATTCCATTATTTCACTCGACGTGCGCGGCCACGGCGATTCGCGCATCCAGGACGGAAACAAGGAAGCTCTTTCCTATATCCAATTTCCTGATTCGGAGTTCCAGAAAATTGAAAAGGACATTTTGGAATCCAAACAATTAATTCCAACTGAAAACGCTTTTCTCATAGGCGCCAGCATTGGGGCCAACGCCGCGTTGAATGCGGCCTCCAGGGATGCCTCGTTCCAGGGAATCATCCTCCTCTCTCCCGGAATGAGCTACAAGGGCATTGATGTTCAGGAAAACATATCCCGAATACAAGTCCCCGTTTTAATTGTCGCCAGCAAGGACGACCCCTATTCCTCCCAATCCGCGCAGACTATTTTCCCATCTCTCCCCCTCGACGACAAACAACTCCTCCTGCTCCAGGAATCTGGTCATGGCACGGATATGCTGATCCGCCACCCCTCGTTAGCGGATGATCTCCTGGATTGGTTGGATGCCCATTCCCCGTGA
- a CDS encoding ZIP family metal transporter, translating into MAALEYAFLSVIAVSLISLIGIFTLSLNQKRLRSHLVFLVAFAAGALFGDVFIHLLPESVEELGFGIEVSLTVLAGIVVMFIIEKVIHWRHCHYPHEDHKHPFVWVNLVGDAFHNFLDGIIIAAAYLISIPAGIATTIAVALHEIPQEIGDFGILLHGGFKVNEALKINLFTALTSLFGVFLVFGLGAIAEGLSVWLVPFAAGNFLYIAGSDLIPELHKEVKWNVSLVQLGFFLLGVGIMVVLLALG; encoded by the coding sequence ATGGCGGCATTGGAATATGCTTTTCTTTCTGTTATTGCGGTGAGTTTGATTTCCCTCATTGGAATTTTTACGTTGTCCCTGAATCAAAAGCGGCTGCGGAGCCATCTGGTTTTTCTCGTGGCATTTGCGGCCGGCGCCTTATTTGGGGATGTATTTATTCACCTGCTCCCGGAGAGTGTGGAAGAATTAGGGTTTGGGATTGAGGTGTCATTGACCGTCCTTGCGGGGATCGTGGTCATGTTCATCATCGAAAAAGTGATTCATTGGCGCCATTGCCACTACCCCCATGAAGATCATAAGCATCCGTTTGTGTGGGTCAATTTAGTGGGGGATGCTTTCCACAATTTCCTTGATGGCATAATCATTGCCGCGGCGTATTTGATTAGTATTCCCGCTGGCATCGCCACGACCATCGCGGTGGCCCTGCATGAGATTCCCCAGGAGATCGGGGATTTCGGCATTCTTCTCCACGGGGGATTCAAGGTTAATGAGGCATTGAAGATAAATCTCTTCACCGCTCTCACGTCCTTGTTTGGGGTCTTTCTGGTTTTTGGATTAGGAGCAATCGCGGAAGGATTATCCGTTTGGCTGGTGCCCTTTGCCGCAGGAAACTTTCTCTATATCGCGGGGAGCGATTTGATTCCTGAATTGCATAAAGAAGTGAAATGGAATGTTTCCCTGGTCCAATTGGGATTTTTCCTTCTGGGAGTGGGGATCATGGTAGTGTTGCTCGCGTTGGGGTGA
- the lepB gene encoding signal peptidase I: MPIRPKHEREFFDVDVHGKKMHHLRRWAKPIFYAAFLISILILILVLITLFSYVASAENACQETNPDCIEINIVGDSMFPAFQDGDKAWLWDGYYENHLILPDQVVGLVYVNAFGNRIQLVKRVMGVPGEMVEFSDDTLRIGDRIYRKERNQFHALQVQLKYQGYNIPPGYILVRGDNPNESRDSKEYGIIPLSWAKGRVFPKAQAGKEKDI; the protein is encoded by the coding sequence ATGCCCATCCGTCCTAAGCACGAGCGGGAGTTCTTCGACGTGGATGTTCACGGGAAGAAAATGCATCATCTCCGCCGCTGGGCCAAGCCCATCTTCTACGCCGCATTCCTCATCTCAATCCTCATCCTTATCCTGGTGCTAATCACCCTATTCTCCTATGTCGCCAGCGCGGAAAACGCATGTCAAGAGACGAATCCGGATTGTATCGAAATCAATATTGTCGGAGATTCCATGTTTCCCGCTTTTCAAGATGGGGATAAAGCATGGCTCTGGGATGGATACTATGAGAATCATCTCATCCTCCCTGATCAGGTGGTTGGATTAGTGTATGTGAACGCTTTTGGGAATCGCATCCAGTTGGTAAAAAGGGTAATGGGGGTCCCTGGAGAGATGGTGGAATTCTCGGATGACACTCTCCGAATAGGCGATCGGATCTATCGAAAGGAAAGGAACCAATTTCATGCATTGCAGGTCCAGCTCAAATACCAAGGATATAACATTCCTCCTGGGTATATTTTAGTCCGAGGGGACAATCCCAACGAGAGCAGAGATTCAAAGGAATACGGGATTATCCCCCTCTCTTGGGCAAAAGGAAGGGTGTTTCCCAAGGCGCAGGCGGGAAAGGAGAAAGATATTTAA
- a CDS encoding VIT1/CCC1 transporter family protein, whose translation MRVSRKKKSHSRFPRRRPHHPIENNDSVKGEWLRDAILGGQDGLVNTLGLILGVATATQDARLVIIAGLAAMFAEGISMGAVAYTSSKAAQEYYDKERRREMQEIDHFPDEEKAEVRSIYRAKGFTGKHLEYIVTKITANRARWLDTMMQEELKIFPERQSPLRSGILVGIAAHVGAIFPLFPFFFFPVSMAVPISLLFSLLVLFLAGAWKGKFTKVPWWRSGLELALIGGLAALVGYLIGAWFGAHG comes from the coding sequence ATGCGGGTTTCCCGGAAGAAAAAGAGCCATTCACGTTTCCCTCGTCGCCGACCGCATCACCCCATCGAGAATAACGATTCCGTGAAAGGGGAATGGTTGCGCGATGCCATCCTGGGGGGTCAGGATGGGTTAGTGAATACATTAGGTTTAATCCTCGGTGTCGCCACCGCCACGCAGGATGCGCGCCTCGTCATCATTGCGGGGCTGGCCGCCATGTTCGCTGAAGGCATCTCCATGGGGGCCGTGGCCTACACCTCCTCCAAGGCCGCGCAGGAATACTATGACAAGGAACGCCGTCGCGAGATGCAAGAAATAGACCATTTTCCCGATGAGGAGAAAGCAGAAGTCCGCAGCATCTACCGCGCCAAAGGATTCACTGGAAAACACCTGGAATACATCGTGACAAAAATCACCGCCAACCGCGCCCGCTGGCTCGATACGATGATGCAGGAGGAATTGAAGATTTTTCCTGAGCGCCAATCCCCCTTGCGTTCGGGCATCCTGGTGGGGATCGCCGCGCACGTGGGGGCCATCTTCCCCCTATTCCCTTTTTTCTTTTTCCCGGTGTCAATGGCGGTTCCAATATCATTGCTTTTCTCCCTGCTAGTTCTATTCCTCGCGGGGGCGTGGAAAGGAAAATTCACCAAAGTCCCCTGGTGGCGGTCGGGATTAGAATTGGCCCTCATCGGCGGCCTCGCCGCCCTCGTGGGATATCTCATCGGCGCCTGGTTCGGCGCACATGGGTAA
- the trxA gene encoding thioredoxin, with the protein MVKELDTNHFETEVVQSPIPVLVDFWAAWCGPCKMLSPMLEEMEKDFKGRLIFAKLNVDENQALAQEYGIMSIPCLVMIQKGKEVGRIVGLMPKAEMKRLIEDELKKAK; encoded by the coding sequence ATGGTGAAAGAGTTGGACACAAATCATTTCGAGACGGAGGTCGTTCAGAGCCCGATCCCGGTATTAGTGGATTTTTGGGCCGCGTGGTGCGGTCCCTGCAAGATGCTTTCCCCTATGCTCGAGGAAATGGAAAAGGATTTCAAGGGACGATTGATTTTTGCCAAACTTAACGTGGACGAAAACCAAGCCCTGGCGCAGGAATATGGAATCATGTCCATCCCCTGCCTCGTGATGATCCAAAAGGGAAAAGAAGTGGGACGCATTGTTGGATTAATGCCCAAGGCCGAAATGAAACGGTTAATCGAAGACGAATTGAAGAAAGCTAAGTGA
- a CDS encoding phenylalanine--tRNA ligase subunit alpha, with amino-acid sequence MDLSLHRVLSALELDRDVHIHHLVESTGMSADAIRRVLGELESQGLARVTREKVIHWILSPTGLAALEKNSLPEQRLGTILDPKPLSLDDLRNTFDGTTQEFTAAFGLAKRSQWIEVKGDGEQTMVALTHLGKKSIANSPVWMMLQALARDEFPPRDSPIVAELQARGLILPKTTTNELARLTPDGKKALAQKRISSSKQIGPLTPSILMSGDWKKGSFKPYDVKAGVDEKQVGRIHPLRSVIYDVQKIMVELGFQEQESPLVESAFWNMDVMFIPQDHPAREIQDTFYLPSGRAVLPDAQLVKRVKAMHEHGGKTGSTGFGYEWDPRIAMQLLLRTHGSATTFRTLATNLPIPSKTFSIGRVFRNEAIDPTHLAEFYQVDGLVMGENLTLRHLMGVIKEFYAKLGLTRIKFRPTYNPYTEPSMEALAFHPRLKIWVELINSGIFRPETLAPLGIHVPVISWGFGLERAALFIHEKATLKEILGPEVDLDYIRHYPITRHTIPGGKMDG; translated from the coding sequence ATGGACCTTTCCCTGCACCGGGTGCTCAGCGCGTTGGAGTTGGATCGGGATGTACACATCCATCATCTCGTTGAGAGTACGGGGATGTCCGCGGATGCCATTCGCCGTGTGCTCGGAGAGCTCGAATCCCAAGGATTAGCGCGTGTGACGAGGGAAAAGGTCATCCATTGGATACTTTCTCCCACTGGTTTAGCGGCTTTGGAAAAAAATAGCCTTCCGGAACAGCGATTAGGCACTATTCTTGATCCCAAACCCCTTTCCTTGGATGACCTGCGAAATACATTCGATGGGACCACTCAAGAGTTTACCGCGGCCTTCGGCCTGGCCAAACGTTCTCAGTGGATTGAGGTGAAAGGGGATGGGGAACAGACCATGGTGGCATTAACCCATTTGGGAAAGAAATCCATCGCCAATTCACCCGTGTGGATGATGCTCCAAGCCCTCGCGCGGGACGAATTTCCTCCGCGTGATTCTCCCATTGTTGCAGAGCTTCAGGCCCGCGGTCTCATCCTCCCTAAAACCACCACCAATGAGTTGGCGCGGCTTACCCCCGATGGGAAAAAGGCGCTGGCCCAAAAAAGAATTTCGTCATCCAAACAAATAGGTCCCCTCACCCCCTCCATCCTAATGAGTGGCGATTGGAAAAAAGGGTCATTCAAACCATATGATGTCAAGGCCGGGGTGGATGAAAAACAAGTAGGCCGCATTCACCCCCTCCGCTCAGTCATTTATGACGTGCAAAAAATCATGGTGGAATTGGGTTTCCAGGAACAAGAAAGCCCGCTTGTGGAGAGCGCTTTCTGGAATATGGATGTCATGTTCATCCCCCAGGATCATCCCGCGCGGGAGATACAGGATACATTCTACCTTCCCTCCGGGAGAGCGGTGTTGCCCGACGCTCAACTCGTGAAGCGGGTGAAGGCTATGCATGAACACGGAGGGAAAACGGGTTCCACCGGCTTCGGCTATGAATGGGACCCCCGCATCGCCATGCAGCTGCTCCTGCGCACGCATGGGAGCGCGACCACCTTTCGTACGCTGGCAACAAACCTTCCCATTCCTTCCAAAACGTTTTCCATCGGACGCGTTTTCAGGAACGAGGCCATTGACCCCACTCATTTGGCGGAATTCTATCAGGTTGATGGTCTCGTCATGGGGGAGAATTTGACCTTGCGTCATCTCATGGGGGTTATCAAGGAATTCTATGCCAAGTTGGGCCTCACCCGAATAAAATTTCGCCCCACCTACAATCCCTATACTGAACCCAGCATGGAGGCCTTAGCCTTTCACCCCCGTCTCAAGATATGGGTGGAGTTAATCAATTCGGGAATATTCCGTCCCGAGACATTGGCGCCTTTGGGGATCCATGTTCCTGTTATCTCGTGGGGGTTTGGTCTGGAACGCGCCGCGTTATTCATCCATGAAAAGGCTACTCTCAAGGAAATATTGGGCCCGGAGGTGGATCTGGATTACATCCGCCACTATCCTATCACTCGTCACACCATCCCGGGAGGTAAAATGGATGGTTAA
- the nth gene encoding endonuclease III: protein MNVQRKAQWKTIFRILRKNYPNLKIGLTQWKNPFELTISTILSAQCTDARVNLVTKSLFKKYRKPTDYLKVAPEELELDIRSTGFYKNKTKNIRGLCTRLISHYGGNIPERMEELITLPGVGRKTANIVLFAGFNKKEGIAVDTHVFRVSKRLGLAEGKTPEKVERQLMEIVDKKDWGNLTNYLIGHGRKICVAQKPRCSICPLTKICPRVGVTKWA from the coding sequence ATGAATGTCCAAAGGAAGGCGCAATGGAAAACAATTTTTCGTATCCTGAGGAAAAATTATCCTAATCTCAAAATAGGATTGACCCAATGGAAGAATCCATTCGAGCTTACCATATCCACCATCCTCTCCGCGCAATGCACGGATGCTCGAGTCAATTTGGTTACTAAATCGCTGTTTAAAAAATACAGGAAGCCCACTGATTATCTCAAGGTGGCCCCCGAAGAATTAGAGTTGGATATCCGATCCACGGGATTCTACAAAAACAAGACTAAAAACATCCGGGGGTTATGCACGCGTCTCATTTCCCATTATGGAGGGAATATACCCGAGCGCATGGAGGAATTGATCACCCTTCCCGGAGTGGGAAGGAAAACGGCCAACATCGTGCTATTTGCGGGGTTCAATAAGAAAGAGGGGATTGCCGTGGACACGCATGTGTTCAGGGTATCCAAACGATTGGGTCTCGCGGAAGGAAAAACCCCGGAGAAAGTGGAGCGTCAGCTCATGGAGATTGTTGATAAAAAGGATTGGGGAAATCTCACCAACTATCTAATTGGACATGGGAGAAAAATCTGCGTGGCGCAGAAACCGCGGTGTAGTATTTGCCCATTGACAAAAATATGCCCCCGGGTGGGAGTAACCAAATGGGCCTAG
- a CDS encoding HD domain-containing protein — MPHLDPLLRFVSMTHQLRQVKRAIYVKGEDQLENDCEHQYQLTLVAWYLVQSHHLDLDLDKVIRYALVHDLVEVYAGDIDTFAKDKSMKKENERLAAIRLQSEFPEFGDLHATIAAYESKLDKESRFVHALDKILPTINNFLDDGRTWKKRGITFEMVKESKRGKINQHPLVEELFEDLAQRISQKERELFPLVVD, encoded by the coding sequence ATGCCCCATTTGGATCCCCTCCTGCGCTTTGTGAGCATGACCCATCAGCTCCGGCAAGTGAAGCGGGCCATATATGTTAAAGGTGAGGACCAATTGGAGAACGATTGTGAGCACCAGTACCAATTGACTCTCGTGGCATGGTACTTAGTTCAATCCCACCATTTGGATTTAGATCTCGATAAGGTTATTCGGTATGCCTTAGTCCATGATCTCGTCGAAGTGTATGCGGGTGACATCGACACGTTCGCCAAAGATAAATCAATGAAGAAAGAGAATGAGCGCCTGGCCGCGATTCGATTACAATCGGAATTCCCCGAGTTTGGGGATTTGCATGCGACGATCGCGGCCTATGAATCCAAACTGGATAAGGAATCCCGTTTCGTCCATGCTTTGGATAAAATTCTCCCAACGATTAACAATTTCCTTGATGATGGCCGCACCTGGAAGAAGCGCGGGATAACATTTGAAATGGTTAAAGAATCCAAAAGAGGAAAGATTAATCAGCATCCCTTGGTGGAAGAATTGTTTGAGGATCTTGCTCAACGAATTTCTCAAAAAGAAAGGGAGCTCTTTCCTCTGGTTGTCGATTAG
- a CDS encoding Type 1 glutamine amidotransferase-like domain-containing protein yields MRFYLSSYKIGKETAAFKRLFPKNRKTAYIPNALDFSSDLARRKKSIQSDILPLTELGLKVEILDLRDYFSKPKKLEKKCSEFGVFWVRGGNAFVLRQAMHKSGFDVLVKKMHREKADVVYSGFSAGICVLGPSLKGIHIMDDLSQKPYGKPSKIIWKGLGLLDYTIVPHYKSPHPETELADKAISYLIEKKILFKALRDGEALIVV; encoded by the coding sequence ATGCGCTTCTACCTATCCTCCTACAAGATTGGGAAGGAAACCGCCGCATTCAAACGATTATTTCCCAAAAACAGGAAAACGGCCTATATTCCAAACGCCTTGGATTTTTCATCCGACCTCGCGCGCCGGAAGAAAAGCATTCAATCAGATATCCTTCCACTCACTGAATTAGGGTTAAAAGTGGAAATTCTGGATTTGCGTGATTATTTTTCTAAACCCAAAAAACTCGAAAAAAAATGTTCGGAATTTGGCGTTTTTTGGGTGCGAGGAGGCAACGCTTTCGTGCTTCGCCAAGCCATGCACAAAAGCGGGTTTGATGTATTAGTAAAAAAAATGCACCGGGAAAAAGCGGATGTGGTTTACAGCGGATTCAGCGCTGGCATCTGTGTTTTAGGCCCTTCATTGAAAGGCATTCATATCATGGACGACCTATCCCAAAAGCCGTATGGCAAGCCATCCAAAATAATCTGGAAGGGATTGGGACTACTGGACTATACTATCGTCCCTCATTACAAATCTCCCCATCCAGAGACGGAATTGGCGGACAAGGCCATCTCCTACCTGATTGAGAAAAAGATCCTGTTCAAAGCCCTCCGGGATGGAGAAGCCCTCATAGTAGTGTAA